A single Malaclemys terrapin pileata isolate rMalTer1 chromosome 3, rMalTer1.hap1, whole genome shotgun sequence DNA region contains:
- the DHX57 gene encoding putative ATP-dependent RNA helicase DHX57 isoform X2, whose protein sequence is MSSAGKRRGRPNRGGGRGRGRGGGGGGGRGRGRGQCNKSHVGGNKKGSSKAWDDGDDFCCFEEPPVASRSSCVIRRGGQTKQRPETRMPLQTIHMTSENQQRVKELLRELQGQELSAGSEMAASGEDDDDEPDYFDDVQCWSADEEISEVTTGLVSEPNEHKMVESEVSSFAVHKLSRYGFDNERCRTILGSCNGNIGASLEHLLLQCFSEKYGARMQISEAAVQASLEECLEQRQEEAFALCSIYGENFVERIKNRVWTFGLELEHLTNKVSKSKQRDSAAKDVAKQTLNKVCKFYLQGGCKFGSRCKFQHESPPKHLPRTLQNSVDDAHLRSNSDNSPLYELEIRFPEDNKYPYQAPIVAFYSTNENLPLACRLHIAEFLYGKALTSAEANEPVVYSLITCLEDESEITELLTNTSHKYSVPPMSLLTMPSTRTDTDGHKQVFPDSSPVSNCMLEESEPESDEDEEEEPEPETVVVENESYVNLKKKLSRKYDMQAKSVYNENVKICKQFRIKQSSRHFQSMLQERQNLPAWEERETILDLLTKHQVLVVSGMTGCGKTTQIPQFILDASLRGPPNRVANIICTQPRRISAISVAERVAKERTERVGVTVGYQIRLESVKSLATRLLYCTTGVLLRRLEGDMTLQGITHVIVDEVHERTEESDFLLLVLKDIMFQRPDLRIILMSATLNAELFSQYFNSCPVINIPGRTFPVDQFFLEDVIAVTRYVLEDGSPYMNNTKRGPEEKLKARRKRTALEEVEEDLRCARLLEDDTIVKDSVPDQQLTFKQLLLRYKGVSKSVLKTMAAMDLDKVNLELIESLLEWIVSGKHSYPPGAVLIFLPGLAEIKMLYEQLQSNALFNNRHSKRCVVYPLHSSLSSEDQQSVFLKPPLGVTKVIISTNIAETSITIDDVVFVIDSGKMKEKRYDPSKGMESLEDTFVSKANALQRKGRAGRVASGVCFHLFSSHHYNHQLIKQQLPEIQRVPLEQLCLRIKILDMFSAHDLQSVLSRLIEPPRIESLRASKVRLQDLGALTPDEKLTPLGYHLASLPVDVRIGKLMLFGTIFRCLDPALTIAASLAFKSPFVSPWDKREEANKKKLEFAIGNSDYLALLQAYKGWRLSTKESSRASYSYCRENFLSGRVLQEMASLKRQFTELLSDIGFVKEGLRARDMEKRWSRGDGVLDATGEEANSNAENIKLISAILCAALYPNVVQVKTPEGKYQYTSAGAVKLHPKAEELKFVTKNDGYVHIHPSSVNYQTRHFDSPYLVYHEKIKTSRVFIRDCSMVSVYPLVLFGGGQVHVQLQRGEFVISLDDGWIRFAAASHQVAELVKELRCELDQLLQDKIKNPSMDLCTCPRGSRIISMIVKLVTTQ, encoded by the exons ATGAGTTcagcagggaagagaagaggaaggcCGAACAGAGGCGGAGGAAGAGGGCGAGGTAGAGgcggaggtggaggaggaggaagaggcagaggaagAGGACAATGTAACAAATCTCATGTTGGTGGAAATAAAAAAGGGTCAAGCAAAGCTTGGGATGATGGGGATGACTTTTGCTGCTTTGAGGAACCGCCAGTTGCATCCAG ATCAAGCTGCGTTATCAGAAGAGGAGGGCAAACCAAACAGAGACCTGAAACGAGGATGCCTCTGCAGACCATACATATGACATCTGAGAATCAGCAAAGGGTGAAAGAACTTCTCCGAGAACTCCAGGGACAAGAGCTGTCAGCTGGTTCAGA AATGGCTGCATCAGgcgaagatgatgatgatgaacctGATTATTTTGATGATGTGCAATGCTGGTCAGCAGACgaagagatttctgaagtaactACAGGGCTGGTTTCTGAACCAAATGAACATAAAATGGTGGAAAGTGAGGTGTCTTCATTTGCTGTGCATAAACTTTCCAG GTATGGCTTTGATAATGAGCGCTGTCGGACAATACTAGGATCCTGCAATGGTAACATTGGGGCATCGTTGGAACACTTGCTCTTGCAGTGCTTTTCAGAAAAATACGGAGCGAGGATGCAAATCTCAGAAGCAGCTGTTCAGGCCAGTCTAGAAGAATGCTTGGAACAAAGGCAAGAAGAGGCTTTTGCTCTCTGTTCAATCTACGGAGAAAACTTTGTAGAAAGAATTAAAAACAGAGTTTGGACGTTTGGGTTGGAACTGGAACACTTAACAAATAAAGTCAGCAAATCCAAACAAAGGGATAGTGCTGCCAAAGATGTGGCAAAACAGACTTTAAACAAAGTCTGTAAATTTTACCTTCAAGGAGGCTGCAAGTTTGGCTCAAGATGCAAATTCCAACATGAGAGTCCTCCAAAGCACCTGCCAAGAACGTTACAGAATTCTGTGGATGACGCTCACCTCAGATCTAATAGCGATAACTCTCCTTTATACGAACTTGAAATCAGatttcctgaggataacaaataCCCCTATCAGGCACCCATTGTGGCATTTTATTCCACCAATGAGAATCTACCTCTGGCTTGTCGTTTACACATTGCTGAATTCCTCTATGGAAAGGCCTTGACGTCTGCAGAGGCTAATGAACCAGTTGTGTATTCTTTAATAACCTGTTTGGAGGATGAATCAGAGATAACCGAGTTACTTACTAATACTTCCCACAAATATAGCGTCCCTCCCATGTCCCTGCTGACCATGCCCTCAACAAGAACCGATACAGACGGTCATAAACAAGTGTTTCCAGATAGTTCACCTGTTTCAAATTGCATGTTAGAAG AGTCTGAGCCTGAGAGTGatgaagatgaggaggaagagccTGAGCCTGAAACAGTTGTTGTGGAGAATGAGAGTTATGTGAACCTCAAGAAGAAGCTTTCCAGAAAATATGACATGCAGGCAAAGTCTGTgtataatgaaaatgttaaaatctgCAAGCAATTTCGAATAAAGCAG TCTTCTAGGCACTTCCAGTCCATGTTGCAAGAAAGACAGAATCTCCCTGCGTGGGAAGAAAGAGAAACCATTCTTGATTTGCTGACTAAGCATCAGGTGCTTGTTGTGAGTGGCATGACTGG ATGTGGGAAAACCACTCAGATTCCTCAGTTTATTTTGGATGCTTCACTGAGGGGTCCTCCAAATAGGGTAGCCAATATCATATGCACTCAGCCTCGCAGGATCTCTGCCATTTCTGTAGCTGAACGCGTAGCCAAGGAGAGAACAGAAAGAGTTGGGGTCACTGTGGGATACCAGATCCGCTTAGAAAGTGTAAAG TCACTAGCTACCAGGCTGCTGTACTGCACTACTGGAGTGCTGCTGAGAAGACTAGAAGGAGACATGACTTTACAGGGAATCACCCATGTTATTGTTGATGAAGTTCATGAAAGAacagaagagag TGACTTCTTGCTGCTGGTTTTGAAGGATATTATGTTTCAGAGGCCAGACCTGCGTATTATACTAATGAGTGCCACCTTGAATGCAGAGCTTTTCTCTCAGTACTTTAACTCCTGTCCAGTTATTAACATACCAG GTCGGACGTTCCCTGTGGATCAGTTTTTTCTGGAAGATGTAATTGCAGTGACAAG GTATGTCTTAGAGGATGGTAGTCCGTACATGAACAACACGAAACGAGGTCCAGAAGAGAAACTTAAAGCAAGGCGCAAGAGGACTGCGTTAGAAGAAGTAGAGGAAGATCTAAGATGTGCTCGCCTCCTAGAGGATGACACTATTGTCAAGGATTCAGTCCCAGACCAGCAATTAACTTTTAAACAGCTCCTGCTACGGTACAAag GGGTTAGTAAATCAGTGTTAAAAACGATGGCTGCCATGGACTTAGACAAAGTTAATCTGGAATTAATAGAGTCCCTGCTGGAGTGGATAGTCAGTGGCAAACACTCATACCCACCAG GTGCTGTACTGATATTTTTGCCTGGTCTAGCAGAAATTAAGATGCTTTATGAACAGCTACAGTCTAATGCCCTTTTCAATAATAGACACAGTAAACG GTGTGTTGTTTATCCACTCCATTCCTCACTGTCCAGTGAAGACCAGCAGTCTGTGTTCCTGAAGCCCCCTCTAGGAGTTACCAAGGTCATCATATCTACGAACATTGCAGAAACGTCCATCACCATTGATGATGTGGTCTTTGTGATTGATTCTgggaaaatgaaagagaaaag GTACGACCCCAGCAAAGGAATGGAAAGTCTGGAAGACACATTTGTGTCCAAAGCCAATGCATTGCAAAGGAAAGGGCGGGCAGGGCGCGTAGCCTCTGGAGTCTGCTTTCATCTTTTCAGTAGCCATCACTACAATCACCAGCTTATAAAGCAGCAGTTACCCGAAATACAAAGAGTGCCTTTGGAACAGCTCTGTCTCAG AATTAAGATTTTGGATATGTTTTCTGCACATGACCTTCAATCTGTCTTATCCCGCCTGATTGAGCCGCCAAGAATTGAATCTCTGCGTGCATCGAAAGTGCGACTGCAGGACTTGGGCGCTTTAACTCCAGATGAAAAGCTCACCCCCTTGGGGTATCACTTGGCCTCCTTGCCTGTGGATGTGCGGATTGGAAAACTAATGCTGTTTGGCACCATTTTCCGTTGTCTGGATCCTGCACTAACGATAGCAGCAAGTCTGGCCTTTAAGTCCCCTTTT GTGTctccatgggataaaagggaggAAGCGAACAAAAAAAAGCTGGAATTTGCAATAGGAAACAGTGATTACCTGGCTCTTCTCCAGGCTTATAAG GGATGGCGCTTGAGTACCAAAGAGAGTTCTCGTGCAAGCTACAGCTATTGCAGGGAGAACTTCTTATCAGGAAGAGTTCTTCAA GAAATGGCGAGCCTAAAAAGGCAATTCACAGAGCTGCTGTCGGACATTGGATTTGTGAAGGAGGGGTTAAGAGCCAGGGACATGGAGAAGAGGTGGTCTCGAGGAGACGGTGTTTTGGATGCTACAGGAGAAGAG GCAAACTCTAATGCAGAGAACATCAAGTTGATATCAGCAATATTATGTGCTGCTCTGTATCCCAATGTTGTCCAG GTGAAAACCCCCGAGGGGAAATACCAGTATACCAGTGCAGGAGCAGTTAAATTGCACCCAAAGGCAGAGGAGTTGAAGTTCGTTACAAAAAATGACGGTTACGTTCACATTCATCCTTCCTCGGTGAATTATCAA
- the DHX57 gene encoding putative ATP-dependent RNA helicase DHX57 isoform X1, producing the protein MSSAGKRRGRPNRGGGRGRGRGGGGGGGRGRGRGQCNKSHVGGNKKGSSKAWDDGDDFCCFEEPPVASRSSCVIRRGGQTKQRPETRMPLQTIHMTSENQQRVKELLRELQGQELSAGSEMAASGEDDDDEPDYFDDVQCWSADEEISEVTTGLVSEPNEHKMVESEVSSFAVHKLSRYGFDNERCRTILGSCNGNIGASLEHLLLQCFSEKYGARMQISEAAVQASLEECLEQRQEEAFALCSIYGENFVERIKNRVWTFGLELEHLTNKVSKSKQRDSAAKDVAKQTLNKVCKFYLQGGCKFGSRCKFQHESPPKHLPRTLQNSVDDAHLRSNSDNSPLYELEIRFPEDNKYPYQAPIVAFYSTNENLPLACRLHIAEFLYGKALTSAEANEPVVYSLITCLEDESEITELLTNTSHKYSVPPMSLLTMPSTRTDTDGHKQVFPDSSPVSNCMLEVTKESEPESDEDEEEEPEPETVVVENESYVNLKKKLSRKYDMQAKSVYNENVKICKQFRIKQSSRHFQSMLQERQNLPAWEERETILDLLTKHQVLVVSGMTGCGKTTQIPQFILDASLRGPPNRVANIICTQPRRISAISVAERVAKERTERVGVTVGYQIRLESVKSLATRLLYCTTGVLLRRLEGDMTLQGITHVIVDEVHERTEESDFLLLVLKDIMFQRPDLRIILMSATLNAELFSQYFNSCPVINIPGRTFPVDQFFLEDVIAVTRYVLEDGSPYMNNTKRGPEEKLKARRKRTALEEVEEDLRCARLLEDDTIVKDSVPDQQLTFKQLLLRYKGVSKSVLKTMAAMDLDKVNLELIESLLEWIVSGKHSYPPGAVLIFLPGLAEIKMLYEQLQSNALFNNRHSKRCVVYPLHSSLSSEDQQSVFLKPPLGVTKVIISTNIAETSITIDDVVFVIDSGKMKEKRYDPSKGMESLEDTFVSKANALQRKGRAGRVASGVCFHLFSSHHYNHQLIKQQLPEIQRVPLEQLCLRIKILDMFSAHDLQSVLSRLIEPPRIESLRASKVRLQDLGALTPDEKLTPLGYHLASLPVDVRIGKLMLFGTIFRCLDPALTIAASLAFKSPFVSPWDKREEANKKKLEFAIGNSDYLALLQAYKGWRLSTKESSRASYSYCRENFLSGRVLQEMASLKRQFTELLSDIGFVKEGLRARDMEKRWSRGDGVLDATGEEANSNAENIKLISAILCAALYPNVVQVKTPEGKYQYTSAGAVKLHPKAEELKFVTKNDGYVHIHPSSVNYQTRHFDSPYLVYHEKIKTSRVFIRDCSMVSVYPLVLFGGGQVHVQLQRGEFVISLDDGWIRFAAASHQVAELVKELRCELDQLLQDKIKNPSMDLCTCPRGSRIISMIVKLVTTQ; encoded by the exons ATGAGTTcagcagggaagagaagaggaaggcCGAACAGAGGCGGAGGAAGAGGGCGAGGTAGAGgcggaggtggaggaggaggaagaggcagaggaagAGGACAATGTAACAAATCTCATGTTGGTGGAAATAAAAAAGGGTCAAGCAAAGCTTGGGATGATGGGGATGACTTTTGCTGCTTTGAGGAACCGCCAGTTGCATCCAG ATCAAGCTGCGTTATCAGAAGAGGAGGGCAAACCAAACAGAGACCTGAAACGAGGATGCCTCTGCAGACCATACATATGACATCTGAGAATCAGCAAAGGGTGAAAGAACTTCTCCGAGAACTCCAGGGACAAGAGCTGTCAGCTGGTTCAGA AATGGCTGCATCAGgcgaagatgatgatgatgaacctGATTATTTTGATGATGTGCAATGCTGGTCAGCAGACgaagagatttctgaagtaactACAGGGCTGGTTTCTGAACCAAATGAACATAAAATGGTGGAAAGTGAGGTGTCTTCATTTGCTGTGCATAAACTTTCCAG GTATGGCTTTGATAATGAGCGCTGTCGGACAATACTAGGATCCTGCAATGGTAACATTGGGGCATCGTTGGAACACTTGCTCTTGCAGTGCTTTTCAGAAAAATACGGAGCGAGGATGCAAATCTCAGAAGCAGCTGTTCAGGCCAGTCTAGAAGAATGCTTGGAACAAAGGCAAGAAGAGGCTTTTGCTCTCTGTTCAATCTACGGAGAAAACTTTGTAGAAAGAATTAAAAACAGAGTTTGGACGTTTGGGTTGGAACTGGAACACTTAACAAATAAAGTCAGCAAATCCAAACAAAGGGATAGTGCTGCCAAAGATGTGGCAAAACAGACTTTAAACAAAGTCTGTAAATTTTACCTTCAAGGAGGCTGCAAGTTTGGCTCAAGATGCAAATTCCAACATGAGAGTCCTCCAAAGCACCTGCCAAGAACGTTACAGAATTCTGTGGATGACGCTCACCTCAGATCTAATAGCGATAACTCTCCTTTATACGAACTTGAAATCAGatttcctgaggataacaaataCCCCTATCAGGCACCCATTGTGGCATTTTATTCCACCAATGAGAATCTACCTCTGGCTTGTCGTTTACACATTGCTGAATTCCTCTATGGAAAGGCCTTGACGTCTGCAGAGGCTAATGAACCAGTTGTGTATTCTTTAATAACCTGTTTGGAGGATGAATCAGAGATAACCGAGTTACTTACTAATACTTCCCACAAATATAGCGTCCCTCCCATGTCCCTGCTGACCATGCCCTCAACAAGAACCGATACAGACGGTCATAAACAAGTGTTTCCAGATAGTTCACCTGTTTCAAATTGCATGTTAGAAG TTACAAAAGAGTCTGAGCCTGAGAGTGatgaagatgaggaggaagagccTGAGCCTGAAACAGTTGTTGTGGAGAATGAGAGTTATGTGAACCTCAAGAAGAAGCTTTCCAGAAAATATGACATGCAGGCAAAGTCTGTgtataatgaaaatgttaaaatctgCAAGCAATTTCGAATAAAGCAG TCTTCTAGGCACTTCCAGTCCATGTTGCAAGAAAGACAGAATCTCCCTGCGTGGGAAGAAAGAGAAACCATTCTTGATTTGCTGACTAAGCATCAGGTGCTTGTTGTGAGTGGCATGACTGG ATGTGGGAAAACCACTCAGATTCCTCAGTTTATTTTGGATGCTTCACTGAGGGGTCCTCCAAATAGGGTAGCCAATATCATATGCACTCAGCCTCGCAGGATCTCTGCCATTTCTGTAGCTGAACGCGTAGCCAAGGAGAGAACAGAAAGAGTTGGGGTCACTGTGGGATACCAGATCCGCTTAGAAAGTGTAAAG TCACTAGCTACCAGGCTGCTGTACTGCACTACTGGAGTGCTGCTGAGAAGACTAGAAGGAGACATGACTTTACAGGGAATCACCCATGTTATTGTTGATGAAGTTCATGAAAGAacagaagagag TGACTTCTTGCTGCTGGTTTTGAAGGATATTATGTTTCAGAGGCCAGACCTGCGTATTATACTAATGAGTGCCACCTTGAATGCAGAGCTTTTCTCTCAGTACTTTAACTCCTGTCCAGTTATTAACATACCAG GTCGGACGTTCCCTGTGGATCAGTTTTTTCTGGAAGATGTAATTGCAGTGACAAG GTATGTCTTAGAGGATGGTAGTCCGTACATGAACAACACGAAACGAGGTCCAGAAGAGAAACTTAAAGCAAGGCGCAAGAGGACTGCGTTAGAAGAAGTAGAGGAAGATCTAAGATGTGCTCGCCTCCTAGAGGATGACACTATTGTCAAGGATTCAGTCCCAGACCAGCAATTAACTTTTAAACAGCTCCTGCTACGGTACAAag GGGTTAGTAAATCAGTGTTAAAAACGATGGCTGCCATGGACTTAGACAAAGTTAATCTGGAATTAATAGAGTCCCTGCTGGAGTGGATAGTCAGTGGCAAACACTCATACCCACCAG GTGCTGTACTGATATTTTTGCCTGGTCTAGCAGAAATTAAGATGCTTTATGAACAGCTACAGTCTAATGCCCTTTTCAATAATAGACACAGTAAACG GTGTGTTGTTTATCCACTCCATTCCTCACTGTCCAGTGAAGACCAGCAGTCTGTGTTCCTGAAGCCCCCTCTAGGAGTTACCAAGGTCATCATATCTACGAACATTGCAGAAACGTCCATCACCATTGATGATGTGGTCTTTGTGATTGATTCTgggaaaatgaaagagaaaag GTACGACCCCAGCAAAGGAATGGAAAGTCTGGAAGACACATTTGTGTCCAAAGCCAATGCATTGCAAAGGAAAGGGCGGGCAGGGCGCGTAGCCTCTGGAGTCTGCTTTCATCTTTTCAGTAGCCATCACTACAATCACCAGCTTATAAAGCAGCAGTTACCCGAAATACAAAGAGTGCCTTTGGAACAGCTCTGTCTCAG AATTAAGATTTTGGATATGTTTTCTGCACATGACCTTCAATCTGTCTTATCCCGCCTGATTGAGCCGCCAAGAATTGAATCTCTGCGTGCATCGAAAGTGCGACTGCAGGACTTGGGCGCTTTAACTCCAGATGAAAAGCTCACCCCCTTGGGGTATCACTTGGCCTCCTTGCCTGTGGATGTGCGGATTGGAAAACTAATGCTGTTTGGCACCATTTTCCGTTGTCTGGATCCTGCACTAACGATAGCAGCAAGTCTGGCCTTTAAGTCCCCTTTT GTGTctccatgggataaaagggaggAAGCGAACAAAAAAAAGCTGGAATTTGCAATAGGAAACAGTGATTACCTGGCTCTTCTCCAGGCTTATAAG GGATGGCGCTTGAGTACCAAAGAGAGTTCTCGTGCAAGCTACAGCTATTGCAGGGAGAACTTCTTATCAGGAAGAGTTCTTCAA GAAATGGCGAGCCTAAAAAGGCAATTCACAGAGCTGCTGTCGGACATTGGATTTGTGAAGGAGGGGTTAAGAGCCAGGGACATGGAGAAGAGGTGGTCTCGAGGAGACGGTGTTTTGGATGCTACAGGAGAAGAG GCAAACTCTAATGCAGAGAACATCAAGTTGATATCAGCAATATTATGTGCTGCTCTGTATCCCAATGTTGTCCAG GTGAAAACCCCCGAGGGGAAATACCAGTATACCAGTGCAGGAGCAGTTAAATTGCACCCAAAGGCAGAGGAGTTGAAGTTCGTTACAAAAAATGACGGTTACGTTCACATTCATCCTTCCTCGGTGAATTATCAA